A stretch of the Neodiprion lecontei isolate iyNeoLeco1 chromosome 4, iyNeoLeco1.1, whole genome shotgun sequence genome encodes the following:
- the LOC107216736 gene encoding xyloside xylosyltransferase 1 produces MGLLHKVLVNLTVLAVFLIVFYCFQTPSSAPATFYRNTEPRNELAKTPNVSSAVALASRKEINDEYYNVWCIFTKVTSNSPLRRKFKIFTASMLKLTSVNLAFHVISDPASREIAEPLIRGVIATSGKSMKVTYYDVHVLAKQLEDIVSTMSPYFSSNPGTYYSDALFFLSLGLHRIAPENQKKAAMFDADTKFRTDIKELFEEFSKFGPEALFGLAPELTPVYRHVLYLYRSKNPGTLFGEPAYLGGFPGFNSGMVLFNFEKLRESLEYDNILSMDSVDHMTQKYYFKGHLGDQDFYTILGMERPELIHKVDCGWNRQLCTWWGEHGYSDVFANYSHCDARVKLWHGNCNTAIPDD; encoded by the exons ATGGGTTTGCTACACAAAGTGCTAGTGAATCTGACAGTTCTCGCCGTATTCCTGATAGTCTTTTATTGCTTCCAAACGCCGAGTTCCGCCCCAGCGACATTTTATCGCAATACAGAACCCAGAAATGAACTTGCAAAAACACCGAACGTTTCGTCCGCCGTAGCCCTCGCATCTCGGAAGGAAATAAATGACGAGTACTATAATGTGTGGTGCATATTCACAAAGGTTACGTCAAACTCTCCCCTGAGgaggaaattcaaaatatttaccgCCTCTATGCTCAAACTGACCTCCGTCAACCTCGCTTTTCACGTCATCAGCGATCCAGCTAGTCGCGAAATCGCTGAACCCCTTATTCGGGGAGTCATCGCCACGTCTGGAAAATCTATGAAA gtaacGTACTACGACGTGCATGTGCTGGCTAAACAACTGGAGGATATTGTGTCGACAATGTCGCCGTACTTCAGCAGTAACCCAGGAACCTACTACTCTGACGcgctcttctttctttctcttggACTGCACAGGATAGCGCCAGAGAATCAAAAGAAGGCCGCCATGTTTGATGCGGatacaaaatttcgaacaGACATCAAAGAGCTATTCGAGGAGTTTAGTAAATTTGGACCTGAAGCCTTGTTCGGCCTAGCACCTGAACTGACTCCCGTCTATCGGCACGTTCTTTATTTATACAGAAGCAAAAACCCTGGCACCTTGTTCGGAGAACCTGCTTACCTAGGCGGTTTTCCAGGGTTTAATAGCGGTATGgtacttttcaatttcgaaaagttgCGAGAATCTCTGGAGTACGATAACATACTCAGCATGGACAGCGTCGACCATATGACCCAGAAATATTACTTCAAG GGTCATTTGGGGGATCAGGATTTCTATACTATTCTGGGTATGGAGCGGCCTGAATTGATCCACAAGGTGGACTGTGGTTGGAACAGGCAGCTGTGCACGTGGTGGGGAGAGCATGGATACTCCGATGTGTTTGCCAACTATTCTCACTGTGATGCAAGAGTCAAACTTTGGCACGGTAATTGCAACACGGCAATTCCTGATGATTAA